A single window of [Clostridium] hylemonae DSM 15053 DNA harbors:
- a CDS encoding V-type ATP synthase subunit B: MPKEYRTIQEVAGPLMLVRGVENVAYDELGEIELASGEKRRCKVLEINGNDALVQLFESATGINLSNSKVRFLGRSMELGVSGDMLGRVFDGLGRPIDDGPEILPEERRDINGLPMNPAARSYPEEFIQTGVSAIDGLNTLVRGQKLPIFSASGLPHANLAAQIARQAKVRGTDENFAVVFAAMGITFEESNFFVESFKETGAIDRTVLFVNLANDPAIERISTPRMALTAAEYLAFEKDMHVLVILTDITNYADALREVSAARKEVPGRRGYPGYMYTDLASLYERAGRQNGKKGSITMIPILTMPEDDKTHPIPDLTGYITEGQIILSRDLYRKGIQPPIDVLPSLSRLKDKGIGEGKTRGDHSNTLNQLFAAYARGKDAKELMTILGEAALTDIDLLYAKFADAFEKEYVSQGYGTDRSIEETLEIGWKLLSMLPRAELKRIDDKFLDQYYGKQ, from the coding sequence ATGCCAAAAGAATATAGAACCATACAGGAAGTTGCCGGCCCTCTTATGCTGGTGCGCGGTGTTGAGAATGTAGCTTATGACGAACTCGGTGAGATCGAACTTGCAAGCGGTGAGAAACGCCGGTGCAAGGTACTGGAGATCAACGGAAACGACGCGCTTGTACAGCTTTTTGAAAGTGCGACCGGCATCAACTTAAGCAACAGTAAAGTACGTTTCCTTGGACGGAGCATGGAGCTTGGCGTATCCGGGGACATGCTGGGACGTGTATTCGACGGTCTGGGACGGCCGATCGATGACGGACCTGAGATTCTGCCAGAGGAGCGCAGAGATATCAACGGCCTGCCTATGAACCCGGCGGCCAGAAGTTACCCGGAAGAGTTCATCCAGACGGGCGTTTCGGCCATTGACGGTCTGAACACACTCGTCCGCGGACAGAAGCTTCCTATCTTTTCCGCATCCGGTCTGCCTCACGCCAATCTGGCAGCTCAGATAGCAAGACAGGCAAAGGTGCGCGGAACGGATGAGAATTTCGCCGTTGTATTTGCCGCAATGGGTATTACGTTCGAGGAATCCAACTTCTTCGTTGAATCATTTAAAGAGACCGGAGCTATCGACAGAACGGTACTGTTCGTCAATCTGGCAAACGACCCGGCCATCGAGCGTATCTCTACTCCCCGTATGGCGCTGACGGCAGCAGAATACCTGGCATTTGAAAAGGATATGCATGTACTTGTAATCCTGACAGATATTACAAACTACGCGGATGCGCTCCGTGAGGTATCCGCCGCACGTAAAGAGGTACCCGGACGCCGTGGTTATCCTGGTTACATGTATACGGACCTTGCATCCCTCTATGAGAGAGCAGGCCGCCAGAACGGCAAGAAGGGAAGTATCACGATGATACCGATCCTTACGATGCCTGAAGACGATAAGACACATCCGATCCCTGACCTGACGGGATATATCACAGAAGGCCAGATCATCCTGAGCCGTGACCTTTACAGAAAGGGCATCCAGCCGCCTATCGACGTGCTGCCTTCCCTGTCACGTCTGAAGGATAAAGGTATCGGTGAAGGAAAGACAAGAGGAGACCACTCCAATACACTGAACCAGTTATTTGCAGCCTATGCCCGCGGTAAAGACGCAAAAGAGCTGATGACCATCCTCGGAGAGGCAGCCCTCACCGACATCGACCTGCTCTACGCCAAATTTGCCGATGCATTCGAGAAAGAATACGTATCACAAGGATACGGCACAGACCGCTCCATCGAGGAAACACTCGAGATCGGCTGGAAACTCCTATCCATGCTGCCAAGAGCCGAGCTAAAACGAATCGACGACAAATTCTTAGATCAATACTATGGAAAGCAGTAA
- a CDS encoding V-type ATP synthase subunit A, translated as MSTGTIKKVAGPLVIAEGMRDANMFDVVRVSNQRLIGEIIEMHGDEASIQVYEETSGLGPGEPVESMEVPMSVELGPGLIASIYDGIQRPLDDIMKVSGNSLQRGVEVASLKRDKKWEFVPVAKAGDEVEAGDVLGTVQETIVVQQKIMVPYGIKGTVKEIRQGEFTVEETVAVIATEDGDKELTMLQRWPVRKGRPYVKKLPPEKPLVTGQRVVDTFFPIAKGGVAAVPGPFGSGKTVIQHQLAKWAEADIVVYIGCGERGNEMTDVLNEFPELKDPKTGQSLMQRTVLIANTSDMPVAAREASIYTGITIAEYFRDMGYSVALMADSTSRWAEALREMSGRLEEMPGEEGYPAYLGSRLAQFYERAGHVISLGQDKREGALSVIGAVSPPGGDISEPVSQATLRIVKVFWGLDSALAYKRHFPAINWLTSYSLYVDNMADWFNNEVAADWMEDRQKMMSLLQEEAELDEIVKMVGMDALSPTDRLKMEAARSIREDFLHQNSFHDIDTYTSLRKQYLMMKLVLAFYEEASEALSQGASMQILINMGVRERIGRYKYTLDADIETEYEKIVNELHTEIAGAFGKEDF; from the coding sequence ATGAGTACAGGTACGATTAAAAAAGTAGCAGGACCGCTCGTTATTGCGGAAGGAATGCGGGACGCTAACATGTTCGACGTTGTACGTGTTAGTAACCAGCGGCTGATCGGAGAGATCATCGAGATGCACGGGGACGAGGCATCAATTCAGGTATATGAGGAGACGTCAGGCCTGGGACCGGGGGAACCGGTAGAATCTATGGAAGTTCCTATGTCAGTGGAACTCGGGCCTGGTCTTATCGCAAGCATTTACGATGGGATCCAGCGTCCGCTTGACGATATCATGAAAGTTTCAGGAAACAGTCTGCAGAGAGGTGTTGAGGTTGCCTCTTTGAAGAGAGATAAAAAGTGGGAATTTGTTCCTGTTGCAAAAGCAGGGGACGAGGTTGAGGCCGGAGATGTATTAGGTACGGTGCAGGAGACTATCGTCGTCCAGCAGAAGATAATGGTTCCTTACGGTATCAAAGGTACTGTGAAGGAGATCAGACAAGGGGAATTTACAGTGGAAGAGACAGTGGCAGTCATTGCCACAGAAGACGGCGATAAAGAACTTACGATGCTGCAGAGATGGCCGGTGCGTAAAGGCCGTCCGTACGTAAAGAAGCTTCCGCCGGAGAAACCTCTCGTGACAGGACAGCGTGTCGTCGACACGTTCTTCCCGATCGCAAAAGGCGGTGTCGCCGCGGTTCCGGGACCTTTCGGGAGCGGCAAGACAGTTATCCAGCACCAGCTGGCAAAATGGGCGGAGGCTGATATCGTAGTATATATCGGATGCGGTGAGCGTGGAAATGAGATGACGGACGTTCTGAATGAATTCCCGGAACTGAAGGACCCGAAGACGGGACAGTCATTGATGCAGAGAACCGTTCTGATCGCCAATACGTCAGATATGCCTGTTGCTGCCCGTGAGGCATCTATCTACACAGGTATCACGATAGCAGAGTATTTCCGTGACATGGGATATTCCGTAGCGCTGATGGCAGACTCCACATCCCGCTGGGCAGAGGCCCTTCGTGAGATGTCGGGACGTCTGGAAGAGATGCCCGGTGAGGAAGGCTACCCTGCATATCTCGGAAGCCGTCTGGCACAGTTTTATGAAAGAGCCGGACATGTGATCTCACTCGGCCAGGATAAGAGAGAAGGCGCCCTTTCCGTTATCGGAGCCGTATCCCCTCCGGGCGGAGATATCTCTGAGCCGGTATCCCAGGCAACGCTGCGTATCGTCAAGGTGTTCTGGGGACTCGACTCCGCGCTTGCTTACAAGCGCCACTTCCCGGCTATAAACTGGCTGACGAGTTATTCCCTGTATGTGGATAATATGGCAGACTGGTTTAACAATGAAGTTGCGGCAGACTGGATGGAAGACCGTCAGAAGATGATGAGCCTTCTGCAGGAAGAGGCAGAGCTTGATGAGATCGTTAAGATGGTAGGTATGGATGCGCTGTCTCCGACAGACCGCCTCAAGATGGAGGCTGCAAGGTCGATCCGTGAGGACTTCCTGCACCAGAACTCATTCCATGATATCGATACGTATACGTCTCTGAGAAAGCAGTATCTGATGATGAAGCTTGTTCTTGCGTTTTATGAGGAGGCTTCCGAGGCCTTAAGCCAGGGCGCTTCCATGCAGATCCTCATCAATATGGGTGTAAGAGAGCGTATCGGACGTTACAAATATACGCTGGATGCTGATATTGAGACAGAGTATGAAAAGATAGTAAATGAACTGCACACCGAGATCGCAGGTGCGTTTGGGAAGGAGGACTTCTAA
- a CDS encoding V-type ATP synthase subunit F yields MYKIAVLGDYDSIYGFATLGLDTFPVSTREEAGEKLHQLTLGDYGIIYVTEALAAELKHEIEKYQEQAVPAVIQIPGISGNTGAGVEGVKKSVEQAVGSDIIFGNE; encoded by the coding sequence ATGTATAAGATTGCAGTATTGGGCGATTATGACAGTATCTACGGTTTCGCTACATTGGGTCTTGATACATTTCCAGTAAGTACCCGCGAGGAAGCCGGAGAAAAACTGCATCAGCTGACACTTGGGGACTATGGCATCATCTATGTCACTGAGGCGCTGGCGGCAGAATTAAAACATGAAATAGAGAAATATCAGGAGCAGGCTGTGCCGGCGGTCATTCAGATCCCGGGCATATCCGGCAATACCGGAGCCGGGGTGGAAGGCGTTAAGAAGTCTGTAGAGCAGGCAGTAGGCTCTGATATTATCTTTGGGAACGAATAA
- a CDS encoding V0D/AC39 family V-type ATPase subunit, with protein MSEQYTYAVARIRALEVSLFSNSTVDQLIACADYGQCIQFLQEKGWGDSDTPADAEAILNREEEKIWEVVKELSVDMDKFDVLSYPKLFHNLKAAIKEVCTEEENRHIFYEDVAIPGKVMLEIVREKDFGKLPRNMQAAAEEAYETLLHTRDGQLCDVIIDRAALEAVYEAGQQAEDDIIRDYAESTVGVADIKIAVRSQKTAKSLEFMKRAMAECASINVDQLAKAALSGMDAIREYLSGTAYAEGAEALADSPSAFERWCDNRIIQTISPQKYNAFTIGPVIAYVIARQNEIKTVRIILSGKLNDLPDDSIRERVREMYV; from the coding sequence ATGAGTGAACAATATACCTACGCGGTTGCGCGCATACGTGCTTTGGAAGTTTCTCTATTCTCCAATTCCACCGTTGACCAGCTGATCGCCTGTGCGGATTACGGCCAGTGCATTCAGTTCCTTCAGGAAAAAGGGTGGGGAGACAGCGATACCCCGGCAGATGCGGAAGCGATACTGAACCGGGAGGAGGAGAAGATCTGGGAAGTAGTCAAAGAATTGTCCGTGGACATGGATAAGTTTGACGTACTCTCTTATCCGAAACTTTTCCATAACCTGAAAGCTGCAATTAAAGAGGTGTGTACGGAGGAAGAAAACAGACACATTTTCTATGAGGATGTTGCGATCCCGGGGAAAGTGATGCTGGAGATCGTCCGCGAAAAGGACTTTGGAAAGCTTCCCCGGAACATGCAGGCAGCGGCGGAGGAGGCGTATGAGACCCTTCTTCACACGAGGGATGGTCAGCTTTGCGACGTAATAATCGACAGGGCGGCACTTGAGGCAGTCTATGAAGCGGGACAGCAGGCAGAGGATGATATTATCCGCGACTATGCCGAGTCCACGGTAGGAGTTGCTGATATCAAGATCGCTGTCCGCTCACAGAAAACCGCGAAGTCTTTGGAATTTATGAAGAGGGCGATGGCTGAATGTGCGAGCATCAATGTAGACCAGCTGGCTAAAGCAGCGCTTAGCGGCATGGATGCGATCCGGGAATATTTATCCGGCACTGCATACGCAGAAGGCGCGGAGGCGCTGGCGGATTCTCCGTCAGCTTTCGAGCGCTGGTGTGATAACCGTATTATTCAGACAATAAGTCCACAGAAATATAATGCATTTACGATAGGACCTGTTATCGCCTATGTAATTGCAAGACAGAATGAAATTAAAACGGTACGAATCATTCTTTCCGGCAAACTCAATGACTTACCGGACGATTCAATCCGAGAAAGGGTAAGGGAGATGTATGTATAA
- a CDS encoding V-type ATP synthase subunit E: protein MTGLDKMKSQILDEAKAAADSKLSEAKSQAEDILDKAKAEAAKTTSSISQKSEAEVANYKDRIVSAIDLQRRTKILAAKQEIIAEVLDKAYGTLKTMESGAYFDMLLKLLGKYALPQEGEIYFSSADLERLPDGFEQKINGIAAEKGGRLTLSKTGRNIENGFILAYGGIEENCTLKAMFDAKKDELSDQVHKLLFL from the coding sequence ATGACTGGATTAGATAAAATGAAAAGTCAGATTCTGGATGAAGCGAAAGCAGCAGCTGACAGCAAGCTGTCCGAAGCCAAAAGCCAGGCAGAAGATATTCTGGATAAGGCGAAAGCAGAGGCGGCCAAGACAACCAGCAGCATCTCCCAAAAATCAGAGGCGGAAGTTGCAAATTATAAAGACAGAATCGTTTCTGCCATCGACCTGCAGAGAAGGACGAAGATTCTTGCTGCAAAGCAGGAGATTATTGCAGAGGTACTGGATAAGGCCTACGGAACTCTGAAGACAATGGAAAGCGGCGCGTATTTTGACATGCTGCTGAAACTGCTCGGCAAATATGCCCTGCCGCAGGAAGGGGAGATTTATTTTTCATCCGCTGACCTTGAACGGCTTCCTGACGGTTTTGAGCAGAAGATCAATGGTATTGCCGCTGAAAAGGGAGGCAGACTGACATTATCGAAGACGGGCAGGAATATTGAAAACGGATTTATTCTTGCGTACGGCGGTATCGAGGAGAACTGTACATTAAAAGCAATGTTTGATGCAAAAAAAGATGAATTGTCAGATCAGGTCCATAAATTATTATTTTTATAA
- a CDS encoding V-type ATP synthase subunit K: MSIWNDLGIVYALLGAAVAVFLAGAGSAIGVGIAGQAASGVVTEDPSKFAKVLIMQLLPGTQGIYGLLVGFITLSKIGLLGGGAADISVTTGLLVLAACLPIGIVGLISGKYQGKTSAAAIGIIAKKPDQFGKAMLFPAMVETYAILALLISILSVTAISV, translated from the coding sequence ATGAGTATTTGGAATGATTTAGGTATTGTTTACGCGTTACTTGGTGCAGCAGTGGCTGTATTTCTTGCAGGTGCAGGGTCAGCGATCGGAGTTGGTATTGCGGGGCAGGCGGCTTCCGGAGTTGTAACGGAGGACCCGAGCAAGTTTGCGAAAGTTCTTATCATGCAGCTGCTTCCTGGTACACAGGGAATCTACGGTCTGCTTGTCGGCTTTATCACACTGTCAAAGATCGGCCTGCTCGGCGGTGGCGCGGCGGACATCTCAGTGACGACAGGTCTTCTCGTTCTTGCGGCTTGTCTTCCGATCGGTATCGTCGGCCTTATATCCGGCAAATATCAGGGAAAGACGTCAGCGGCAGCCATCGGCATCATCGCAAAGAAGCCGGACCAGTTCGGTAAAGCTATGCTTTTCCCTGCAATGGTTGAGACATATGCTATTCTTGCACTTTTGATCTCTATCTTATCTGTTACTGCAATCAGTGTATAA
- a CDS encoding V-type ATP synthase subunit I translates to MAVLQMQRISICALKKDRKAILEKVQSMGVMEINHVVEDDEAFGRMDTLNARQSFDKKAQLADQALAVLDNYAPEKSSMLSSLEGKKLVEQEKFSKAAADKEKIIAAANRLVGCSKEIAENKANILKLENQIESLTPWLTLDVPMDHQGTENVAVLVGMMPGGLTLDGVYARIAEQNPDLEAVDVHIIASDKDAVYLTVLCLKAEEALVEEALRTAGFARPSQVTDKVPARLKTELEAEILKLNKRIEKKEAEIVGFADSREQLKLISDYFRIRSEKYEVLGTLPQSQRTFVMSGYATAEAVPAVQKTIGEKFDCVIDVEDLKEDEEAPTVLKNNSFSSSMEGIVASYGLPHKGEFDPTTIMSFFYVFFFGLMLSDAAYGAIMAIVCFVLLKKYPRMSEGMHKSIKMFMFCGFSTLFWGVLFGGYFGDVIPVFSEKFFGTAVNIKELWFVPLNDPMRLLIYSMLFGMIHLFIGLGIKGYMYLKDGKVLDFFCDVILWYVFLIGLILMLLPSDIFASIAQAEINFPPALNTLAKALAIIGAAGLLFMSGRANKNPALRIALGAYDLYNITGWLSDVLSYSRLLALGLATGVIASVINQMASMIGSGIIGVIAFIIVFIIGHTLNMAINLLGAYVHTNRLQFVEFFSKFYEGGGKPFEPFHSDTKYVDIKEETL, encoded by the coding sequence ATGGCAGTATTGCAGATGCAAAGAATAAGTATCTGCGCGCTTAAAAAAGACCGTAAAGCCATCCTGGAGAAGGTCCAGTCCATGGGAGTCATGGAGATCAATCATGTAGTGGAAGACGATGAAGCATTTGGCAGGATGGATACGCTGAATGCCAGACAAAGCTTTGACAAGAAGGCCCAGCTCGCCGACCAGGCGCTGGCCGTACTTGATAACTACGCTCCGGAAAAGAGTTCAATGCTTTCAAGCCTTGAAGGCAAGAAGCTTGTGGAACAGGAAAAGTTCAGCAAAGCTGCCGCCGACAAGGAGAAGATAATTGCGGCGGCCAACAGGCTCGTCGGCTGCAGTAAAGAGATCGCGGAGAACAAGGCGAACATCCTGAAGCTGGAAAATCAGATCGAGTCTCTGACGCCATGGCTCACACTGGATGTGCCGATGGATCACCAGGGCACGGAGAACGTGGCCGTACTTGTGGGCATGATGCCGGGAGGTTTAACACTGGACGGCGTATATGCCAGGATCGCGGAGCAGAATCCGGATCTGGAGGCTGTTGACGTGCATATCATAGCCAGTGACAAGGACGCCGTATATCTGACCGTACTCTGCCTTAAGGCGGAGGAAGCTTTGGTGGAAGAGGCGCTCAGGACGGCCGGATTTGCCAGACCGTCACAGGTGACGGACAAGGTGCCGGCCCGGCTGAAAACGGAACTTGAGGCAGAGATATTAAAACTGAATAAAAGAATTGAGAAAAAGGAAGCTGAGATCGTGGGCTTCGCGGACAGCAGAGAACAGCTGAAACTGATCTCAGATTACTTCCGGATCCGGTCAGAGAAGTACGAGGTGCTCGGAACACTTCCGCAGTCACAGAGGACATTCGTCATGAGCGGTTACGCGACCGCTGAGGCTGTGCCGGCAGTGCAGAAGACCATCGGAGAAAAGTTTGACTGTGTGATCGATGTGGAAGATCTAAAGGAGGACGAAGAAGCGCCTACCGTTCTTAAGAACAACAGCTTCTCATCCAGCATGGAAGGTATCGTGGCATCTTACGGGCTTCCCCACAAAGGTGAGTTTGACCCGACGACGATCATGTCATTTTTCTATGTGTTTTTCTTCGGGCTGATGCTGTCGGACGCGGCATATGGCGCTATCATGGCCATCGTATGTTTCGTGCTGCTCAAAAAATATCCGCGCATGAGCGAAGGAATGCACAAATCAATAAAAATGTTTATGTTCTGCGGTTTTTCCACACTGTTCTGGGGTGTTCTCTTCGGAGGATATTTTGGAGACGTGATACCGGTATTTTCCGAGAAGTTCTTCGGAACCGCGGTCAATATCAAAGAACTCTGGTTTGTTCCGCTGAACGACCCGATGCGGCTGCTCATTTATTCTATGCTGTTCGGTATGATCCATCTGTTCATCGGACTTGGCATCAAAGGATATATGTATCTCAAGGACGGAAAGGTATTAGACTTTTTCTGTGATGTGATACTCTGGTACGTATTTTTGATCGGTCTCATTTTAATGCTGCTTCCAAGCGATATATTCGCTTCCATAGCACAGGCAGAGATCAATTTCCCTCCGGCATTAAATACACTGGCCAAGGCACTTGCCATTATCGGCGCTGCCGGCCTTCTGTTCATGTCAGGGCGTGCCAATAAAAATCCGGCGCTCAGAATAGCGCTCGGAGCTTATGACCTTTACAATATAACCGGATGGCTGAGCGACGTGCTTTCCTACTCCCGTCTTCTTGCCCTCGGTCTTGCGACAGGAGTTATCGCTTCTGTTATCAACCAGATGGCATCCATGATCGGAAGCGGGATCATAGGGGTGATCGCGTTTATCATCGTATTTATTATCGGTCACACATTGAATATGGCCATCAACCTTCTGGGTGCATATGTCCATACAAACCGTTTACAGTTTGTTGAATTTTTCAGCAAATTTTATGAGGGTGGCGGAAAGCCTTTCGAGCCATTCCATTCAGATACAAAATATGTAGATATTAAGGAGGAAACTTTATAA
- a CDS encoding tRNA (cytidine(34)-2'-O)-methyltransferase, which translates to MLNIVLHEPEIPANTGNIGRTCVAANARLHLIEPLGFRLNEKNLRRAGMDYWDELDVTTYIDFDEFLEKNEGARIYMATTKAPNVYTDVRYEPDCYIMFGKESAGIPEEILVKHKEDSIRIPMAGDIRSLNLGNSVAIILYEALRQNGFAGMNKEGHLHRLTW; encoded by the coding sequence ATGCTGAATATTGTGTTGCACGAGCCGGAGATACCGGCCAACACCGGAAATATCGGAAGGACGTGTGTTGCTGCAAACGCGCGGCTCCATCTGATAGAACCGCTCGGGTTCAGGCTGAACGAGAAGAATCTGAGGCGGGCAGGTATGGATTACTGGGACGAGCTGGACGTGACCACATATATCGACTTCGATGAGTTTCTGGAGAAAAACGAGGGGGCCAGGATATACATGGCGACTACAAAGGCGCCGAACGTATACACGGATGTCCGCTATGAACCGGACTGTTATATTATGTTCGGGAAGGAAAGTGCAGGAATACCGGAGGAGATATTGGTAAAACATAAAGAAGACAGTATACGAATTCCTATGGCAGGCGATATCCGTTCCCTGAATCTGGGCAATTCAGTTGCGATAATACTATATGAAGCGCTGCGTCAGAACGGCTTTGCAGGTATGAACAAAGAAGGGCATCTCCACCGCCTGACTTGGTAG
- a CDS encoding AIR synthase-related protein produces the protein MMSTKLQGERAVSATAFACGQSKEIGVHALAESLNELAAAGAGAVEARVHIMIPDGYGRPRLAAVQKLIEKACGARGVTLIFLEQYKTPAAALPLVSVTCTGTAEYTDRVIRPGQDIVLTKWAGLGGMVRILQEKEDELEERFAPAFIKQIKEYAGEIFAGEELPAARQMGVSVFCQVTEGGIFAALWNLAREAETGLSVDMKKIPVRQETIEVCENYRLNPYQLMSAGSFLMVADNGRELARELTGRGMKAAVIGRMTDNNDKVIQNGEEIRFIDRPAPDELNKILGHTKRGE, from the coding sequence ATGATGAGTACGAAGCTGCAGGGAGAGCGGGCGGTGAGCGCGACCGCTTTCGCATGCGGTCAGTCGAAAGAAATAGGGGTGCATGCGCTGGCAGAATCTCTGAATGAACTTGCGGCGGCCGGAGCCGGGGCGGTTGAAGCACGGGTCCATATCATGATACCGGACGGTTACGGAAGACCGCGGCTTGCCGCCGTGCAGAAACTGATCGAAAAAGCGTGCGGCGCCCGCGGTGTAACGCTCATCTTTCTGGAACAATATAAAACACCGGCTGCCGCGCTGCCGCTTGTGTCGGTCACATGTACCGGAACGGCAGAATATACGGACAGAGTCATAAGGCCCGGCCAGGACATTGTACTGACAAAATGGGCGGGGCTCGGCGGTATGGTGAGGATCCTGCAGGAGAAGGAAGACGAGCTTGAGGAGAGATTCGCGCCTGCATTTATAAAGCAGATCAAGGAGTACGCAGGCGAGATATTTGCCGGGGAAGAACTCCCGGCTGCTAGACAGATGGGTGTGTCTGTCTTCTGCCAGGTCACGGAGGGCGGTATTTTTGCCGCGCTGTGGAATCTGGCCAGGGAGGCGGAGACAGGGCTGAGCGTGGATATGAAGAAGATCCCGGTCCGGCAGGAGACGATAGAAGTGTGTGAAAACTACCGGCTGAATCCGTATCAGCTCATGTCGGCGGGGAGCTTTCTGATGGTGGCGGACAATGGCCGTGAACTGGCCCGGGAGCTTACGGGACGCGGGATGAAAGCTGCGGTGATCGGCCGCATGACGGACAATAATGACAAGGTGATACAAAACGGAGAAGAGATCCGGTTCATTGACAGGCCGGCTCCGGATGAATTAAATAAAATATTGGGACATACTAAGAGAGGTGAATAA
- a CDS encoding VanW family protein, with protein sequence MRILFGLAVLCAVVVTGISYFVLYRYVSDVPENKICGNIYIGNVNVSGRTKKEAKKLMEQHLKEDAALEITMKVGDKSAGATLEELGLAYKDIGKVVDKAVEYGKKGRLFTRYRQIKGLEKEKLVLNEGFVLDAEKTKAVIEERVEVLAEHAKDAGITKSADGFDITKEKKGETVDEKASAEMIRKYLNSGWDHKGFKVKMAVKTEEPSVKASDLESIKDELGSFSTDAGGGERWKNLKAGVDRINGSILMPGEELSVHDTTAPYDAEHGYVEAGSYENGQVVDSYGGGICQVSTTLYNAVLYAELEVLERYPHSMLVAYVDPSRDAAIAGDYLDLRFKNSYDTPIFIAAEIDSANQMRFTIYGKDTRADGRTVEYESETLTTEDYGVTYKENKEAELGSMQYAGSPHTGKTARLWKVVYENGAEVSRDVINNSTYEKSDQIVEVGTMSDNAEAAELVRKAIASQDKAAIEAAVAQAKGMSAAGSDNAGEEN encoded by the coding sequence ATGAGGATTCTTTTTGGCCTTGCTGTTCTGTGTGCGGTTGTCGTGACAGGGATCTCTTATTTTGTGCTTTACCGGTATGTATCGGATGTGCCGGAGAATAAAATATGCGGCAATATTTATATAGGAAATGTAAATGTCTCCGGACGAACTAAAAAGGAAGCCAAAAAGCTGATGGAGCAGCATCTTAAGGAAGATGCCGCGCTGGAGATAACGATGAAGGTGGGAGACAAGTCAGCCGGGGCAACGCTTGAGGAACTGGGGCTTGCCTACAAAGATATCGGAAAAGTTGTGGATAAGGCAGTCGAATACGGGAAAAAGGGCCGGCTGTTTACCAGATACCGGCAGATCAAGGGGCTGGAAAAAGAAAAGCTTGTCCTGAACGAAGGCTTTGTCCTGGACGCGGAGAAGACAAAGGCAGTTATAGAGGAACGAGTGGAAGTTCTGGCGGAGCATGCGAAAGATGCAGGCATAACAAAAAGTGCGGACGGGTTTGATATCACAAAAGAGAAGAAGGGCGAGACTGTTGATGAAAAGGCATCCGCCGAGATGATCAGGAAATATCTGAACAGCGGGTGGGACCATAAGGGATTCAAGGTCAAGATGGCCGTTAAGACGGAAGAACCGTCCGTGAAAGCAAGTGACCTTGAAAGCATAAAGGACGAACTCGGGTCATTTTCTACAGATGCCGGGGGAGGCGAGCGCTGGAAAAATCTGAAGGCCGGGGTCGACAGGATCAACGGGAGCATTCTCATGCCGGGGGAGGAATTATCTGTCCACGATACGACGGCTCCTTACGATGCCGAGCACGGGTACGTGGAGGCCGGTTCCTATGAGAACGGGCAGGTGGTGGATTCTTACGGCGGCGGTATCTGCCAGGTGTCCACAACGCTTTACAATGCGGTGCTGTATGCAGAACTGGAGGTGCTGGAACGTTATCCTCACTCCATGCTCGTGGCGTATGTCGATCCGTCGAGAGATGCGGCGATAGCGGGTGATTATCTGGATCTCAGGTTCAAGAACAGTTATGATACACCGATTTTTATTGCAGCCGAGATAGACAGCGCGAATCAGATGCGCTTTACGATCTACGGGAAGGATACGAGGGCAGACGGGCGTACGGTGGAATATGAAAGTGAAACACTGACAACGGAAGACTACGGGGTCACCTATAAGGAAAATAAGGAAGCAGAACTGGGCAGCATGCAGTATGCGGGCAGTCCGCATACCGGGAAGACGGCCAGGCTCTGGAAGGTAGTGTACGAGAACGGCGCGGAGGTGAGCCGGGATGTCATCAACAACAGCACCTATGAAAAGTCGGATCAGATCGTGGAAGTAGGTACCATGTCGGATAATGCGGAGGCGGCGGAACTCGTGCGCAAAGCCATTGCTTCCCAGGACAAGGCAGCCATCGAGGCTGCGGTGGCGCAGGCAAAGGGGATGAGCGCGGCCGGAAGTGACAACGCAGGAGAGGAAAATTGA